A region of Nocardioides alkalitolerans DNA encodes the following proteins:
- a CDS encoding DUF1731 domain-containing protein translates to MRIVIPGGTGQVGGVLRRALAAEGHDVVVVSRRPEALEPGVRHAVWDGRSRGPWEAEIDGADAVVNLAGRSVSCRYTDRNLRQMMDSRVDSTRAVGAAIARAARPPAVWLQMSTATIYADTRGPAHDEATGVIGGEEPDVPLYWEYSVRIARRWEEAQQEDDLPSTRRVALRTAMVMSPDRGGVFDYLSWLARLGLGGPVAGGDQFVSWIHADDFVRAVTFLLARGDIEGPVNVAAPGPLPQRTLMRDLRRAWGGRPGLPATRWMAGLGAFALRSDPELLLKSRRVVPGRLLGAGFTFEQPRWDAAAADLVRRRRAGAVPSARGLDLGNRETPLGG, encoded by the coding sequence ATGCGGATCGTGATCCCCGGTGGCACCGGGCAGGTGGGAGGCGTCCTGCGGCGCGCGCTGGCGGCCGAAGGCCACGATGTCGTCGTCGTGAGCCGGCGGCCGGAGGCGCTCGAGCCGGGGGTGCGGCATGCAGTGTGGGACGGGCGGAGCCGGGGTCCGTGGGAGGCCGAGATCGACGGTGCCGACGCGGTCGTGAACCTCGCGGGACGGTCGGTGAGCTGCCGCTACACCGACCGGAACCTGCGGCAGATGATGGACTCGCGGGTCGACTCGACCCGCGCCGTCGGCGCAGCGATCGCCCGGGCCGCCCGCCCGCCGGCGGTGTGGCTGCAGATGAGCACCGCCACGATCTACGCCGACACCCGCGGGCCCGCCCACGACGAGGCGACGGGCGTGATCGGCGGCGAGGAGCCGGACGTGCCGCTCTACTGGGAGTACAGCGTGCGCATCGCGCGGCGCTGGGAGGAGGCGCAGCAGGAGGACGACCTCCCGAGCACCCGTCGTGTCGCGCTGCGCACCGCGATGGTGATGAGCCCCGACCGCGGTGGCGTCTTCGACTACCTGTCGTGGCTCGCCCGGCTCGGCCTCGGCGGGCCGGTCGCGGGCGGCGACCAGTTCGTGTCGTGGATCCACGCCGACGACTTCGTGCGTGCCGTCACCTTCCTCCTCGCCCGCGGGGACATCGAGGGGCCGGTGAACGTGGCCGCACCGGGGCCGCTCCCCCAGCGCACCCTGATGCGCGACCTGCGCCGCGCCTGGGGCGGGCGACCCGGGCTGCCGGCCACCCGGTGGATGGCCGGGCTGGGGGCCTTCGCGCTCCGCTCCGACCCCGAGCTGCTCCTCAAGAGCCGTCGCGTGGTGCCGGGCCGGCTGCTCGGCGCGGGGTTCACCTTCGAGCAGCCGCGGTGGGACGCAGCCGCCGCCGACCTGGTGCGACGCCGGCGGGCGGGGGCGGTTCCCTCGGCCCGCGGTCTGGACCTCGGGAACCGGGAGACCCCGCTCGGGGGATGA
- a CDS encoding cold shock domain-containing protein, with protein MAAGTITWFDEGQGYGYITQDHGDAPVVVHGRDLWDAGRPVAVGDRVEFALDRGVAGAEASGVRVIGVPTA; from the coding sequence ATGGCAGCAGGCACCATCACGTGGTTCGACGAGGGTCAGGGCTACGGCTACATCACGCAGGACCACGGTGACGCGCCCGTGGTCGTCCACGGTCGCGACCTCTGGGACGCGGGGCGCCCGGTCGCCGTCGGCGACCGCGTCGAGTTCGCGCTCGACCGCGGCGTGGCCGGGGCGGAGGCCAGCGGCGTCCGGGTGATCGGCGTGCCGACCGCCTGA